One stretch of Flavobacterium sp. 9 DNA includes these proteins:
- a CDS encoding glycosyltransferase family 39 protein, translating into MTKKSLILIGFIILKFVLQCILISPEYDLQRDEYLHLDQAHHLAWGYLSVPPVTSWFSYLIYQLGNSVFWVKFFPALFGALTLFIVWKTIEVLKGNLYALILGATCILFSSLLRINTLYQPNSLDILCWTGFYYVIIQYFITEKTKWLYIGAIVFAFGFLNKYNILFLLLGLLPALLLSKQRQVLAKKDVYLALLLGLLMILPNLLWQYNNQFPIVHHMKELAETQLVNVDRIGFLKDQLLFFIGAFFVILAGLYALLFYKAFDKFKFFFTSIIFTLLIFIYFKAKAYYAIGLYPIYIAFGAVFLSDILKTGWKRFLQPVFIIIPLLFFIPMYNLAFPNKSPEYIVKHPEKYKKLDMLRWEDGKDHALPQDFADMLGWKELARKTDSVYATLPNKDKTLVLCDNYGQAGAINYYTKKGIKAVSFNADYVNWFNLNITYKNLIRVKDYEEESDELKETSPYFNTAKISGEITNQYAREYGTTIFVFTDAKVNIKKRLESEIKSTKDYSK; encoded by the coding sequence ATGACTAAGAAATCTTTAATTTTAATTGGGTTTATTATTTTAAAATTCGTCTTGCAATGCATTCTCATAAGTCCTGAATATGATTTGCAGCGCGATGAATATCTTCATCTTGATCAGGCACATCATTTGGCTTGGGGTTATTTGTCAGTTCCTCCGGTGACATCCTGGTTTTCTTACCTTATATATCAACTTGGAAATTCGGTTTTTTGGGTAAAATTCTTTCCTGCTCTTTTTGGTGCATTGACACTTTTTATTGTCTGGAAAACTATTGAAGTTCTTAAAGGAAATCTCTATGCGCTGATTTTGGGAGCAACTTGCATTTTGTTTTCGTCGCTATTGCGAATTAACACACTTTATCAGCCCAATTCATTGGATATTTTGTGCTGGACAGGATTTTATTATGTTATCATTCAATATTTTATTACCGAAAAAACAAAATGGCTTTATATAGGAGCAATAGTCTTTGCTTTTGGCTTTTTGAATAAATACAATATTCTTTTTCTCTTACTTGGACTTTTGCCTGCGCTTTTACTTTCTAAACAAAGACAAGTTTTAGCCAAAAAAGACGTTTATCTGGCATTACTTTTAGGATTATTAATGATTCTTCCGAATCTTCTGTGGCAATACAACAATCAGTTTCCAATTGTACATCATATGAAGGAATTGGCAGAAACACAACTTGTAAATGTTGATCGCATTGGATTCTTAAAAGATCAATTACTGTTTTTTATTGGCGCCTTTTTTGTTATTCTTGCCGGATTATATGCCTTATTATTTTATAAAGCTTTCGATAAATTTAAATTCTTTTTTACGAGTATCATTTTCACGCTTCTAATCTTTATTTATTTCAAAGCCAAAGCTTATTATGCAATTGGACTCTATCCTATTTATATTGCTTTTGGAGCGGTTTTTCTATCCGATATTTTAAAAACGGGCTGGAAAAGATTTCTGCAACCTGTATTTATCATCATTCCGCTTTTGTTTTTTATTCCGATGTACAATTTGGCGTTCCCAAATAAAAGCCCGGAATATATTGTAAAACATCCTGAGAAATACAAAAAACTAGATATGCTTCGTTGGGAAGATGGAAAAGATCATGCTTTGCCACAAGATTTTGCTGATATGTTGGGATGGAAAGAACTTGCCCGCAAAACCGATTCTGTTTATGCGACGCTTCCTAATAAAGACAAAACACTCGTTTTGTGCGACAATTACGGACAAGCCGGAGCGATTAATTATTATACCAAAAAAGGAATCAAAGCAGTTTCTTTTAATGCCGATTATGTGAATTGGTTTAATCTCAATATTACGTACAAAAATCTCATCAGAGTTAAGGATTACGAGGAAGAAAGTGACGAATTAAAAGAAACAAGTCCTTATTTTAATACTGCAAAAATCTCCGGCGAAATCACCAACCAATATGCGCGTGAATACGGAACCACAATCTTTGTTTTTACTGATGCAAAAGTCAATATCAAAAAAAGGCTTGAAAGCGAAATAAAATCGACAAAAGACTATAGTAAATAA
- a CDS encoding DUF4269 domain-containing protein, with product MIDFTSIEYLKTGNQKQIHAFEVLSQNKVLINLAEFDPILVGTIPINIDIENSDLDIICYWKNKLAFITKLNILFGNESDFEIRETSIDNQEIAIANFKINAFEIEIFGQNIPTKSQNGYKHMIIEYEILKAKDENFRLEIIKLKQNGYKTEPAFAYLLGLNGDPYSELLKYQI from the coding sequence ATGATCGACTTTACTTCTATCGAATATTTAAAAACCGGAAACCAAAAACAGATTCATGCTTTTGAGGTTTTGTCTCAAAATAAGGTTTTAATCAATTTAGCCGAATTCGATCCAATTCTCGTTGGCACAATTCCAATTAATATTGATATCGAAAACAGTGATCTTGACATTATCTGTTATTGGAAAAACAAACTCGCTTTTATAACAAAACTGAATATTCTTTTTGGGAATGAATCTGATTTCGAAATTAGAGAAACAAGTATTGATAATCAGGAAATTGCTATTGCCAACTTTAAAATAAACGCTTTTGAAATTGAAATTTTTGGTCAAAACATTCCAACCAAAAGTCAAAATGGCTATAAACATATGATTATCGAATATGAAATTCTGAAAGCAAAAGACGAAAACTTTCGATTAGAAATCATCAAACTCAAACAAAACGGCTACAAAACTGAACCTGCTTTTGCTTATTTATTAGGTTTAAATGGAGATCCCTATTCGGAATTATTGAAATATCAGATTTAA
- a CDS encoding helix-turn-helix domain-containing protein, with product MEQKIHQGRNLKRFREMLNIKQEALAYDLGNDWNQKKISVLEQKDVIEENLLKQISAVLKIPVEAFQNFDEEQAINVISNTFGDNACVGNPNSNFNFNSVEELKKLHEEKIALFERMLKEKDEMMERLEKLINK from the coding sequence ATGGAACAGAAAATACATCAGGGAAGAAACTTAAAACGTTTTAGAGAAATGCTTAACATAAAGCAGGAAGCATTAGCTTATGATCTGGGAAATGACTGGAATCAGAAAAAAATTTCTGTACTCGAACAAAAAGATGTAATTGAAGAAAATCTGTTGAAACAAATTTCGGCAGTATTAAAAATTCCAGTTGAAGCTTTTCAGAATTTTGATGAGGAACAGGCGATAAATGTTATTTCGAATACTTTTGGAGATAATGCTTGTGTTGGAAATCCTAATTCTAACTTCAATTTCAATTCTGTTGAAGAATTAAAAAAACTTCACGAAGAAAAAATTGCTTTGTTTGAGCGTATGCTTAAAGAAAAAGACGAAATGATGGAAAGACTTGAAAAATTAATCAATAAATAA
- a CDS encoding glycoside hydrolase family 97 protein: MKNIFLICFFVISNAFLNAQELKSPDGNLVLTFKLNEAGTPIYTLSFKNKEVIKESKLGFILKSDIIFNKDFQITDTKFQSENSTWKPVLGEQKKIRNQYNELKADLVQNKSKRKISIYFRLFNDGLGFRYEFPIQDNLRHFIIQEEKTEFNLTGDHKLFWIPGDYDTNEYSYTTSKISEMQSLVYNATHVSLAAQTTIKNLATQTPLMMKTNEGLYINIHEAALKNYPAMCLNVDDKTFSLSSHLVPDAVGNKGYIQTGSFTPWRTIVVSDDARNILASKMILNLNEPCNFEDTSWIKPVKYIGVWWEYFTGGGSTWAYSDNQDVVIGATDFSKLKPNNTHGANTKHVKEYIDFAATNGFNAVLVEGWNEGWEDNTAFKKERIYSFTKAYPDFDVKDLSDYAAKKNVKIIMHHETTSSTSEYERQLNDALNFMVENNYNAVKTGYVGPIIPRGEHHDGQQMVNHYTYVAKEAAKHKIMVDSHEAVRPTGLHRTYPNWFAQESARGTEFESMEGIHPDHTTILPFTRLMGGPMDYTPGIFQGDLSVYGSKKNKLSTTLVKQLALYVTMYSPLQMAADLPENYIRFNDAFQFIKDVALDWDETYILEAEPGDYITIARKTKGKEEWFVGGITDENARIATIDFSFLPKGKSYTAIIYEDGKTADYKTNPQSYTIRKISVNSKTKLKQKLASSGGVAISVK; this comes from the coding sequence ATGAAAAATATATTCCTTATCTGTTTTTTTGTTATTTCTAATGCTTTCCTAAATGCTCAGGAATTAAAATCTCCGGATGGAAATCTGGTTTTGACATTCAAATTAAATGAAGCCGGAACGCCAATTTATACTTTAAGTTTTAAGAATAAAGAAGTGATCAAAGAAAGTAAATTAGGTTTTATTCTAAAATCGGATATTATATTCAATAAAGATTTCCAGATTACAGATACAAAATTTCAATCCGAAAATAGTACCTGGAAACCGGTTTTAGGAGAACAAAAAAAAATTAGAAATCAATACAATGAATTGAAAGCTGATCTTGTTCAGAATAAAAGCAAGCGAAAGATTTCGATTTATTTCCGATTGTTTAATGATGGTTTAGGATTTAGATACGAGTTTCCAATACAGGATAATTTGCGTCATTTTATAATTCAGGAAGAAAAAACGGAATTTAATTTAACGGGAGATCATAAACTTTTCTGGATTCCGGGAGATTATGATACCAACGAATATAGTTATACGACGTCTAAAATATCTGAGATGCAATCTCTCGTTTATAACGCAACTCACGTTTCGCTTGCGGCACAAACTACGATCAAAAATTTGGCAACACAAACGCCTTTGATGATGAAGACAAACGAAGGACTTTATATCAATATTCATGAAGCGGCTTTGAAAAATTATCCGGCAATGTGTCTGAATGTTGATGATAAAACTTTTTCGTTGAGTTCACACCTTGTTCCTGATGCCGTTGGAAATAAAGGATATATTCAAACGGGAAGTTTTACGCCTTGGCGAACGATTGTTGTAAGCGATGATGCGAGAAATATTCTGGCTTCAAAAATGATTTTAAACCTGAATGAGCCTTGTAATTTTGAAGATACTTCATGGATTAAACCTGTTAAATATATTGGCGTTTGGTGGGAATATTTTACTGGCGGAGGTTCGACTTGGGCATATTCAGATAATCAGGACGTTGTTATTGGAGCAACAGATTTCTCTAAATTAAAGCCCAATAATACACACGGAGCAAATACCAAACATGTAAAAGAATATATAGATTTTGCAGCTACAAATGGTTTTAATGCTGTTTTGGTTGAAGGATGGAATGAAGGTTGGGAGGATAATACGGCTTTTAAGAAAGAACGTATTTATAGTTTTACCAAAGCATATCCGGATTTTGATGTAAAAGATTTAAGTGATTATGCTGCAAAAAAGAACGTAAAAATCATCATGCATCACGAAACGACATCTTCAACTTCGGAGTATGAACGACAATTAAATGATGCTTTAAATTTTATGGTTGAGAACAATTATAATGCTGTAAAAACAGGTTATGTTGGGCCAATTATTCCAAGAGGCGAACATCATGACGGACAGCAAATGGTGAATCATTATACATATGTAGCCAAAGAAGCGGCAAAACATAAAATCATGGTAGATTCGCATGAAGCCGTTCGTCCAACTGGTTTACATCGCACGTATCCAAACTGGTTTGCTCAGGAATCGGCGCGAGGAACTGAGTTTGAATCTATGGAAGGAATTCATCCAGATCATACTACAATTTTACCTTTTACCCGATTAATGGGCGGTCCGATGGATTATACGCCGGGAATTTTTCAAGGAGATTTATCGGTTTACGGATCAAAAAAGAATAAGCTGAGTACAACGCTTGTCAAACAATTGGCGCTTTATGTTACGATGTATAGTCCGCTGCAAATGGCTGCCGATTTACCGGAAAATTATATCCGTTTCAATGATGCATTTCAGTTTATAAAAGATGTTGCGCTGGATTGGGATGAAACCTATATTCTTGAAGCAGAACCAGGAGATTATATTACAATCGCCAGAAAAACAAAAGGGAAAGAAGAATGGTTTGTTGGCGGAATAACTGATGAAAACGCGCGTATTGCTACAATTGATTTTAGTTTTCTTCCAAAAGGAAAATCTTATACGGCAATAATTTATGAAGATGGAAAAACTGCCGATTATAAAACTAATCCGCAATCGTATACTATTCGAAAAATAAGCGTAAATAGCAAAACTAAGCTGAAACAAAAACTTGCGTCAAGCGGAGGAGTTGCTATTTCTGTAAAGTAA
- a CDS encoding type I phosphomannose isomerase catalytic subunit, whose translation MSIKNYPLQFEPILKERIWGGEKLNTVLNKPIVSKITGESWELSTVEGDVSVVSNGKLKGKSLTELIEKSPKAILGTKVYERFGNQFPLLFKYLDAREDLSIQVHPNDKLAKERHNSFGKTEMWYVMQADDDARIIVGFKEDSSKEEYLENLNNNTLVSILDDVKAKAGDLFFLETGTVHAIGAGLVVAEIQQTSDITYRLYDFDRTDAQGNKRELHVDLALDAINYNKVDTHKKYEMIQNQSNVVVDCPYFTTNFIPLDGTIDVSRNGETFTVYMCIEGSFGIRYENEIYKYKKGDTVLLPADISDYMLDGYASVLEVYIS comes from the coding sequence ATGAGCATAAAGAATTATCCTTTACAATTTGAACCAATTTTGAAAGAAAGAATTTGGGGCGGAGAAAAATTAAATACAGTTCTTAATAAACCAATCGTTTCGAAAATTACGGGGGAAAGTTGGGAATTATCTACTGTAGAAGGAGATGTAAGCGTTGTTTCTAATGGTAAATTAAAAGGAAAATCATTAACAGAATTAATTGAAAAATCTCCAAAAGCAATTTTAGGAACGAAAGTTTACGAACGATTTGGTAATCAATTTCCGTTATTGTTTAAATATCTTGATGCTCGTGAAGATTTATCGATACAAGTTCATCCAAATGATAAATTGGCAAAAGAACGTCATAATTCTTTTGGTAAAACTGAAATGTGGTATGTAATGCAAGCCGATGATGATGCAAGAATTATTGTAGGTTTTAAAGAGGATTCAAGCAAAGAAGAATATCTGGAAAATCTAAATAATAATACATTGGTTTCTATTTTAGACGATGTAAAAGCCAAAGCCGGAGATTTGTTTTTTCTGGAAACAGGAACAGTTCATGCGATAGGAGCGGGATTGGTTGTTGCCGAGATTCAGCAGACATCGGATATTACGTATCGTTTGTATGATTTTGACAGAACAGATGCTCAGGGAAATAAAAGAGAATTGCATGTAGATTTAGCACTTGATGCAATTAACTATAATAAAGTAGATACACATAAAAAGTACGAAATGATTCAAAATCAATCAAATGTTGTGGTTGATTGTCCTTATTTTACAACGAATTTTATTCCGCTTGACGGAACAATTGATGTGAGTAGAAACGGAGAAACATTTACGGTTTATATGTGTATTGAAGGTTCTTTTGGGATTAGATACGAGAATGAAATTTATAAATATAAAAAAGGAGATACTGTTTTATTGCCTGCAGATATAAGTGATTATATGTTAGATGGTTATGCTTCTGTTTTAGAAGTGTACATTTCATAA
- a CDS encoding LacI family DNA-binding transcriptional regulator translates to MKKITIKDIATEAQVSISTVSFVINDKGEKMGISPAVIKKVQEVAEKLNYRPSMIATSLRTGKTRSIGLIVEDISNQFFADLARVIEDEAKSIDYRVFYCSTGGDDERSEELIHSLLQANVDGFIITPTQNLEEKIDLLIKLRKPVVLVDRYFPGQRVSHVVMDNYEASNTATKFLINKGCKKIAVVNNTSEMVQMKLREDGYRDALKEEGNYDETLVLHLDYNSTEENKVADILSFFEKNKDIDAVLFLTNYMGLAGLQAFRKMGISIPDDISVISFDDHDSFKLHTPTITVIAQPIEDIAVKSIQLLMSQMTDMEKFEVEKSLKKGRLIIRESV, encoded by the coding sequence ATGAAAAAGATTACTATTAAGGATATTGCCACAGAGGCGCAAGTGTCTATATCTACTGTATCTTTTGTCATTAATGATAAAGGCGAGAAAATGGGAATCAGTCCTGCAGTAATAAAAAAGGTGCAGGAAGTTGCTGAAAAGCTTAACTACAGACCCAGCATGATTGCAACCAGTCTAAGAACTGGAAAAACAAGATCGATTGGACTTATTGTTGAAGATATTTCGAATCAATTCTTTGCAGATCTTGCGAGAGTCATAGAAGATGAAGCGAAGAGCATTGATTACAGGGTTTTTTATTGTAGTACTGGTGGAGATGATGAACGTTCTGAAGAGTTGATACATAGTCTTTTGCAGGCAAATGTGGATGGTTTTATTATTACGCCGACACAAAATCTTGAAGAGAAAATAGATCTTCTTATAAAATTAAGAAAACCCGTAGTATTAGTCGACAGGTATTTTCCAGGTCAAAGAGTAAGTCATGTTGTAATGGATAATTATGAAGCCTCTAATACGGCTACAAAATTTTTGATCAATAAAGGCTGTAAAAAGATTGCTGTTGTAAATAATACATCTGAAATGGTTCAGATGAAATTACGAGAAGATGGTTATCGCGATGCTTTGAAAGAAGAAGGGAACTATGATGAAACACTTGTGCTTCACCTGGATTATAATAGTACTGAAGAAAATAAGGTAGCCGATATATTAAGTTTTTTTGAAAAAAACAAAGACATAGATGCTGTTTTATTTTTAACCAATTATATGGGACTTGCGGGACTTCAGGCTTTTAGAAAGATGGGAATTAGTATTCCTGACGATATCTCGGTGATTAGTTTTGATGATCATGATAGTTTTAAATTGCATACACCAACAATTACTGTAATTGCGCAGCCTATTGAGGATATCGCAGTTAAATCGATACAGTTGTTAATGAGTCAGATGACTGACATGGAGAAGTTTGAAGTAGAAAAAAGCCTTAAAAAAGGCAGGTTAATAATCCGGGAATCTGTTTGA
- a CDS encoding DUF4494 domain-containing protein: protein MSATWYECKVKYRKTDETGGQKVLTEPYLVDALSYTEAEKRINEEMAAYISEEFKITNIKVANYAEIHPFENADRWFKSKVTLMAYDEESGKERKSNMYLLVQANDVREAYDNTLHVMQTTMGEYSIPAVSESPIMDVFPYFSGEEGETEQLERFNALKASKPAQPAVETIDHMEFETAMEE from the coding sequence ATGAGCGCAACTTGGTACGAATGCAAAGTAAAATATAGAAAGACAGACGAAACCGGAGGACAAAAAGTTCTAACAGAACCTTATTTGGTAGATGCTTTGTCTTATACCGAAGCCGAAAAAAGAATTAATGAAGAGATGGCGGCTTATATCAGTGAAGAATTTAAAATCACGAATATAAAAGTGGCTAATTATGCCGAAATTCATCCTTTTGAAAATGCAGATCGTTGGTTTAAATCAAAAGTAACTTTGATGGCTTACGACGAAGAAAGCGGTAAAGAAAGAAAATCGAATATGTATCTTTTGGTTCAGGCAAATGATGTGAGAGAAGCTTATGACAATACGCTTCATGTGATGCAAACTACAATGGGAGAATATTCAATTCCTGCTGTTTCTGAATCTCCAATTATGGATGTTTTCCCTTATTTCAGTGGTGAAGAAGGAGAAACAGAACAATTAGAAAGATTCAATGCGTTGAAAGCTTCAAAACCTGCACAACCTGCGGTAGAAACGATCGATCACATGGAATTTGAAACTGCTATGGAGGAATAA